From a single Prionailurus bengalensis isolate Pbe53 chromosome A1, Fcat_Pben_1.1_paternal_pri, whole genome shotgun sequence genomic region:
- the LOC122479109 gene encoding olfactory receptor 14A2, which produces MANVTLVTGFLLVEFSEIQELQILYGVLFLLIYLAVLMSNLLIITLITLDQHLQTPMYFFLKNLSFLDVFLVSVPIPKLIVNSLTYSNSISILGCAFQLLFMTSFSASEVFVLTAMSYDRYVAICCPLQYEVIMNAGACTLMAGVSWAIGGLFGTVYTAGTFFMPFCGSNVIPQFFCDVSSLLSISCSETLLVVYTSIGIGMCLGISCFICIVISYAYIFSTVLKIPTTKGQSKAFSTCFPHLVVFTLFIITACFVYLKATSNTPLVIDRLLSVVYTVIPPILNPVIYSLRNKDMKWALMRLLQKTLGFTSFNTN; this is translated from the coding sequence ATGGCCAATGTCACCTTAGTGACAGGATTTCTTCTTGTGGAGTTTTCTGAGATCCAAGAGCTTCAGATATTATATGGTGTGCTCTTCCTACTGATTTATCTGGCTGTCCTGATGAGTAACCTTCTCATCATCACTCTCATTACCCTAGACCAGCATCTACAGACACCAATGTACTTTTTCCTGAAGAATTTGTCATTCCTGGATGTCTTCCTTGTGTCTGTCCCAATCCCCAAATTGATTGTCAACAGCCTAACATACAGCAATTCCATCTCCATTTTAGGGTGTGCCTTCCAGCTACTTTTCATGACTTCCTTCTCAGCAAGTGAGGTATTTGTCCTAACTGCCATGTCCTATGACCGCTATGTAGCCATATGCTGTCCTCTGCAGTACGAAGTCATCATGAATGCTGGTGCCTGTACACTGATGGCAGGTGTTTCCTGGGCCATTGGAGGACTCTTTGGAACTGTGTATACTGCTGGCACATTTTTCATGCCATTCTGTGGCTCCAATGTGATCCCACAGTTTTTCTGTGATGTTTCCTCATTGTTAAGTATCTCCTGTTCTGAAACACTCCTAGTGGTGTATACAAGTATTGGGATAGGTATGTGTTTAGGCATATCTTGTTTCATCTGTATTGTGATCTCCTATGCTTATATTTTCTCCACTGTGCTGAAGATTCCTACCACAAAAGGTCAGTCAAAAGCTTTCTCCACATGCTTTCCCCATCTTgttgtttttactctttttattatAACTGCctgttttgtttatctgaaagCAACCTCAAATACACCCCTAGTTATTGACAGGTTGCTTTCTGTGGTTTACACCGTGATACCTCCAATACTCAACCCTGTAATTTACAGCCTGAGGAACAAGGACATGAAATGGGCTCTTATGAGATTGCTGCAGAAAACACTTGGTTTCACATCTTTTAATACTAACTAA